Proteins co-encoded in one Paracrocinitomix mangrovi genomic window:
- a CDS encoding caspase family protein, which yields MVRNLLLLLSVAFSIQLSAQNSHWYITFEKDGKFGILEKSQETYQPIDTLIPAEHNFIYNLSFSNNEKGFFLAEEKISYDHFKGVTFLDSTLKQINQFDEVHDIYSNYAIISKDGNLKIHNLLSNNSVVSDLDSAAILTICAPYEMNEYDPMGYNYCRTSNSFFYYEKDNNYVVSTEPGETLIQKGQPIIWDEKYSFFKSGNTYYSYDGKEIGNDIENITGFLDVDFIKRKASSSYSHQDDYLIIKHRNGNWDLYSTKVYWSKKEQPFYYLKKSLVLKDLPANTSLNQEQYSKKVIILKSNQEYVIYNEDKLLGDKKITKILPFKSYESAIIYIQSGDKFYGLKKTGEYLKDFEWDKIEMISEIEDEHYYYLASKNDKNYLLDTDGKILLDNPVSSVNFREWGYRKLLIVENEEGKVAYQRMDSEFTEFGEKDRQWSEKHGDEDYLTESIYKGANLIEEKTTENGVLTRSLTTIGDRRVVKSYYPNGKLNFISSLKKIEDLDEEIREQYTDQYLPFGDIIEFNENGDTLSYSNFTYDNPKENFSYDGLVPNKQVLFEYNYEGKLQSKREFGLNRINDEIQTVPLGWHREYYENGFLRKEAFYILPTNKTLEAIKENHFGYDGLVAQSTSYYENGELMDKLKLNDKGVETERFFENGNKAFIGSSSLEFFLENGFDEWENYQSYSEDGMYVIETENETKEFRNDTLSYYNKRDKEGEILIAKYYWPNGNLKTDLSRYKSTYYNTKGEELITFKHSKEKYKDYYGNERDFLPFDMRKELLKMDLDTVDFGSSFNQNKLIPIPESETDTFFVFGEKLIAEVHYSKKDEGLYLSYRMNYATGKSYRCSIWGNDTTIEKTTHYPDGLKVTNRQRNGVIEEQTNLLDEVDDKFIYEHYYYFNPTSYIYQYRNYKDSVFIYQYHMLSGNVWDPIDSVLLDKKYYPDHDEPLVYHYNGAKYYDLTLEGWYHDDLGNLVSHIRSWDDEDRVKNGNHLKYIRDNYYLGYKIESIYQYEDSSRTKEYDLAGNLIYTEKRQQEGSFNVAVEQINYSSFKNPGAENKKVRANIPNYSTILASYRLSPIWDQNKRYVLLYKLNYKNSYDVEIAENFVFDTKKGQILYQNQKNIPEIPNEKLNNLVVFNKELYLISGNNLYSFEKDSSREISSVWAVFGVNNDKVYYIDRKGKPKISDFNLMMTQYTVEAQDSIEYGFSMRDYWNPNTGWDNLRFYPKGGFLIDPEGSLNGLSRTVFMDYEKSDTLSIPFSCDRNQIKYWGNYLYNVVWKNTDNEQTLSAIEVFNANNKEFFKILPKEKIGISTKVPAYTRKQDENGRWYDFRGPQDYIEVNDELENLIIANFKYDEVFYPSECCPDMTNEKDYKSYKINFKNRSIDYLGFSKERVKYPKRDDILKSQITTANNIEVMLKYGSILTYKEKGKDSLHYYSLINGKRFETKPDYQNYEKVEFDPAEIPLLDKDLVNRFVNPAYELDTTKIKGTVINNIHEGDNRKLLFVKKLEFNGSVFWNADKENPYERFVRVSFIDNRPIFYTPDRYYMSGYGIEKYITFQIGLNVYPVEQFDLKYNRPDIILDRLGYADSSLISAYHQAYKKRLKKMGFTEDMLEDDFHLPEIKIENYEEMPQLHEQGSIELDLKLYDSKYKLDRINVWVNDVAIYGTNGISLRDKDVQEYQAKLKVDLAKGKNKVQVSVLNQAGAESYKETFEIECTAGKDKPDLYLITIGESEFQQSDFNLTYASKDAQDMANLLEKSKIYENVFTKTLINDQVTKEKVMALRAFTEKADINDEVMIFIAGHGVLDANLDYFFATYDMDFQNPQERGLAYEDLESLLDGIKPLKKTLLIDACHSGEIDKDEVQLAEADVQKEGDVQFRVVGNTASPKLGSQNTSELTKSLFTDLRKGTGATVISSAGGMEFAMEGDDWKNGLFTYCFIKGIQSKEADYNKDGEIWLSEIQQYVSQQVSELSGGRQQPTSRIENQTIDFRVW from the coding sequence ATGGTAAGAAATTTATTATTGCTGCTTTCTGTCGCGTTTTCAATACAATTAAGTGCTCAAAATAGCCATTGGTATATCACTTTTGAAAAAGATGGAAAATTTGGTATTCTTGAAAAAAGTCAGGAGACTTATCAACCAATAGACACGCTAATTCCTGCAGAACATAATTTCATTTATAACCTCAGTTTTTCTAATAATGAAAAAGGATTTTTCCTAGCAGAAGAAAAAATCAGCTATGATCATTTTAAAGGAGTTACTTTTCTTGATTCAACTTTAAAGCAAATCAACCAATTTGACGAGGTTCATGATATTTATAGCAACTACGCTATTATCTCAAAGGATGGCAATCTCAAAATTCACAACCTCTTATCTAATAATTCAGTTGTTTCTGATTTAGATTCTGCAGCAATCCTTACCATTTGTGCACCATATGAAATGAATGAATATGACCCCATGGGCTATAACTACTGCAGAACTAGCAACAGTTTCTTTTATTATGAAAAAGACAATAATTATGTGGTCTCAACAGAACCTGGTGAAACCTTAATTCAAAAAGGACAGCCCATTATATGGGATGAGAAATACAGCTTTTTTAAATCTGGGAATACCTACTATTCCTATGATGGTAAAGAAATTGGAAATGATATTGAAAATATCACTGGTTTCTTAGATGTTGACTTTATCAAGCGAAAAGCAAGCAGTTCCTATTCTCATCAAGATGATTATTTGATTATTAAACACAGAAATGGCAATTGGGATCTCTACAGCACCAAAGTTTATTGGAGTAAGAAAGAACAACCTTTTTATTATTTAAAAAAATCACTTGTATTAAAAGACTTACCAGCCAATACAAGTCTAAATCAAGAGCAATATTCAAAAAAAGTAATTATCCTAAAATCTAATCAAGAATATGTGATTTATAATGAGGACAAGCTTTTAGGAGACAAAAAAATTACCAAAATACTGCCTTTCAAATCTTATGAAAGTGCCATCATTTACATTCAATCAGGTGACAAATTTTATGGACTTAAAAAGACAGGAGAATATTTGAAAGATTTTGAATGGGATAAAATTGAAATGATCTCAGAAATTGAAGATGAACACTACTATTATCTCGCTAGTAAAAATGATAAAAACTACTTGCTGGATACTGATGGAAAAATTTTATTAGATAACCCTGTTTCAAGCGTTAATTTCAGAGAATGGGGTTACAGAAAGCTTCTCATTGTAGAAAATGAAGAGGGTAAAGTTGCTTATCAAAGAATGGATAGTGAGTTCACTGAATTTGGTGAAAAAGACCGCCAATGGAGCGAAAAGCATGGAGATGAAGACTATTTGACTGAATCAATTTATAAAGGAGCTAATCTTATTGAAGAAAAAACAACTGAAAATGGTGTGTTGACGAGATCTTTAACCACAATTGGGGACCGTCGTGTAGTGAAATCATATTATCCTAATGGAAAATTGAACTTTATATCTTCATTGAAAAAAATAGAAGATCTGGATGAAGAAATCCGTGAGCAATATACCGACCAATACCTCCCTTTTGGAGACATCATTGAGTTTAACGAAAACGGTGACACCCTAAGCTATTCAAATTTCACCTATGACAATCCAAAGGAAAATTTCAGCTATGACGGTCTGGTTCCAAACAAGCAAGTACTATTTGAATATAATTATGAGGGTAAACTCCAAAGCAAACGAGAATTTGGCTTAAACAGAATAAATGATGAAATACAAACAGTTCCTTTAGGTTGGCACCGAGAGTATTATGAAAATGGTTTCCTCAGAAAAGAAGCATTTTATATTCTTCCAACTAATAAAACGCTTGAAGCCATTAAAGAAAATCATTTTGGATATGACGGACTGGTTGCTCAATCAACATCTTATTATGAAAATGGTGAGTTGATGGATAAACTCAAACTAAATGATAAAGGAGTTGAAACGGAAAGATTTTTTGAAAATGGAAATAAAGCATTTATTGGATCATCTAGCCTTGAGTTCTTTCTGGAAAATGGATTTGATGAATGGGAAAATTATCAGAGCTACTCGGAGGATGGAATGTATGTTATAGAAACTGAAAATGAAACCAAGGAGTTTAGAAATGATACCCTAAGCTATTACAATAAAAGAGATAAGGAAGGTGAAATCTTAATTGCGAAATACTATTGGCCAAACGGAAATTTAAAAACAGATTTAAGCAGATATAAGAGTACCTATTATAATACCAAGGGTGAAGAATTAATCACCTTTAAGCATTCTAAAGAAAAGTATAAAGATTACTACGGAAACGAAAGAGATTTTCTTCCATTTGATATGAGAAAAGAACTTTTGAAAATGGATTTAGATACCGTTGATTTTGGTAGTTCATTTAATCAAAATAAACTCATTCCAATTCCGGAAAGTGAAACAGATACATTTTTTGTTTTTGGAGAAAAACTCATAGCAGAAGTTCACTACAGTAAAAAAGATGAAGGCCTATATTTGAGTTATCGAATGAATTATGCAACTGGTAAGTCATACCGTTGCTCTATATGGGGAAATGACACCACAATAGAAAAAACCACTCATTATCCGGATGGTTTGAAAGTAACAAACAGACAGAGAAATGGCGTGATTGAGGAACAAACCAATTTATTAGATGAAGTAGATGATAAGTTTATATACGAACACTATTATTATTTCAATCCGACAAGTTATATCTATCAATACCGCAATTACAAAGACTCAGTTTTTATTTATCAGTATCATATGCTTTCTGGAAACGTATGGGATCCTATTGATTCTGTATTGTTAGATAAGAAATATTATCCTGACCATGATGAGCCCCTGGTCTATCATTATAATGGTGCTAAATATTATGATTTAACACTTGAAGGATGGTACCATGATGACTTGGGAAATCTTGTTTCTCACATTCGCTCTTGGGATGATGAAGACAGAGTAAAAAATGGAAATCATTTAAAATACATTAGAGACAATTATTATCTAGGCTATAAAATTGAATCAATATACCAGTATGAAGATTCCAGTAGAACCAAGGAATATGATTTGGCAGGTAATTTAATTTACACTGAAAAAAGACAACAAGAAGGAAGTTTTAATGTTGCCGTAGAGCAAATTAATTATTCATCTTTTAAAAATCCAGGTGCTGAAAATAAAAAAGTAAGAGCCAATATTCCTAATTACTCCACTATTTTGGCAAGTTATCGATTAAGCCCAATTTGGGATCAGAACAAAAGATATGTGCTTTTGTATAAACTCAATTACAAAAATTCATATGATGTAGAAATTGCCGAAAATTTTGTGTTTGATACTAAAAAAGGACAGATTTTATATCAGAATCAGAAAAATATTCCTGAAATCCCGAATGAAAAACTTAATAATCTTGTGGTTTTCAATAAAGAATTGTATTTGATTTCAGGCAACAATCTTTACAGCTTTGAGAAAGACTCATCAAGAGAAATTAGCAGTGTCTGGGCAGTATTTGGAGTGAATAATGATAAGGTTTATTACATAGATCGAAAAGGTAAACCTAAAATATCTGATTTTAATCTCATGATGACCCAATACACAGTTGAGGCTCAAGATTCTATTGAATATGGATTCTCCATGAGAGACTACTGGAATCCAAACACAGGCTGGGATAACTTGCGATTCTACCCAAAGGGTGGTTTCCTTATTGATCCAGAAGGAAGTTTAAACGGATTAAGTCGAACTGTTTTCATGGATTATGAAAAAAGTGACACTTTGTCAATCCCATTTTCTTGCGATAGAAATCAAATTAAATACTGGGGAAATTATTTGTACAATGTTGTTTGGAAGAATACAGATAACGAGCAAACATTGTCTGCAATAGAAGTGTTTAATGCAAATAACAAGGAATTTTTTAAAATACTTCCAAAAGAAAAAATAGGGATTTCAACAAAAGTACCTGCGTACACAAGAAAACAAGATGAGAATGGCAGGTGGTATGATTTCAGAGGACCTCAAGACTATATTGAAGTAAATGATGAATTAGAAAATCTCATCATTGCAAATTTTAAATATGATGAAGTTTTTTACCCAAGTGAGTGTTGTCCTGACATGACAAATGAGAAAGATTACAAGTCATACAAAATCAATTTTAAAAATAGATCTATAGACTATTTAGGTTTCTCAAAAGAAAGAGTGAAATACCCTAAAAGAGATGATATTCTTAAATCACAAATCACAACAGCCAATAACATTGAGGTTATGCTGAAATATGGAAGTATCCTAACTTATAAAGAAAAAGGAAAAGATAGTTTGCATTATTACAGCCTAATTAATGGAAAGCGATTCGAGACCAAACCTGATTATCAGAATTACGAAAAAGTTGAATTTGACCCGGCAGAAATTCCTTTGTTAGATAAAGATCTGGTCAATAGATTTGTCAACCCTGCTTATGAACTAGATACCACAAAAATAAAGGGTACCGTTATTAACAACATTCATGAAGGTGATAATCGTAAATTATTATTTGTAAAAAAACTTGAATTTAACGGAAGTGTATTTTGGAATGCTGACAAAGAAAATCCTTATGAAAGATTCGTAAGAGTTAGTTTTATTGATAATCGACCTATTTTCTACACCCCAGACAGGTATTATATGTCAGGATATGGTATTGAGAAATACATTACTTTCCAAATTGGACTAAACGTTTACCCAGTTGAACAATTCGACCTCAAATACAACCGACCAGATATTATTTTAGACAGATTGGGTTATGCAGATTCTTCTCTTATCTCAGCTTATCATCAAGCTTACAAAAAGCGTTTAAAAAAGATGGGATTCACAGAAGATATGCTGGAAGATGATTTTCATTTACCTGAAATCAAGATTGAGAACTATGAAGAAATGCCTCAATTACATGAACAGGGTAGTATTGAATTGGATCTGAAGTTATATGATTCTAAATACAAGCTGGACAGAATCAATGTTTGGGTGAATGATGTGGCCATTTACGGTACAAATGGAATCTCACTGAGAGATAAAGATGTTCAGGAATATCAAGCCAAACTAAAAGTTGATCTGGCTAAAGGAAAAAATAAAGTTCAGGTATCCGTATTGAATCAAGCCGGTGCTGAGAGCTACAAAGAAACCTTTGAAATCGAATGCACTGCCGGTAAAGACAAACCAGATCTGTATCTCATCACTATTGGAGAAAGCGAATTCCAACAGTCAGATTTTAACCTCACCTACGCTTCAAAAGATGCACAGGACATGGCAAATCTGCTTGAAAAAAGTAAGATCTACGAAAACGTATTTACCAAAACACTCATCAATGATCAGGTAACCAAAGAAAAAGTAATGGCTTTAAGAGCCTTCACTGAAAAAGCTGATATCAATGATGAAGTAATGATCTTTATTGCAGGACACGGTGTATTAGATGCCAATTTGGATTACTTCTTTGCTACTTATGATATGGATTTTCAAAATCCACAAGAAAGAGGATTAGCTTATGAAGATCTGGAAAGCCTATTGGACGGAATCAAACCTTTAAAAAAGACATTACTTATTGATGCTTGTCACTCAGGTGAAATTGATAAAGACGAAGTGCAATTGGCAGAAGCTGATGTTCAAAAAGAAGGAGATGTGCAGTTCAGAGTAGTGGGGAATACAGCATCACCTAAACTAGGATCACAAAACACATCAGAGCTCACCAAATCATTGTTTACAGATCTCAGAAAAGGAACAGGAGCTACAGTTATTTCTTCTGCCGGTGGAATGGAGTTTGCCATGGAAGGTGATGATTGGAAAAATGGACTCTTTACTTATTGTTTTATCAAAGGAATTCAATCCAAAGAAGCGGATTACAACAAGGATGGGGAAATTTGGTTGTCTGAAATTCAACAATACGTCTCTCAACAAGTTTCAGAGCTTTCAGGAGGTCGTCAACAACCAACTTCAAGAATTGAAAATCAAACTATAGATTTTAGGGTATGGTAA
- a CDS encoding WG repeat-containing protein encodes MKKIILSIGLILGLLSGFAQSNNSKLWVDKDDSGKYGLVDADKNTVVNYQYDEIKKMTSGNISWNQFFRTKLNGKYGIIDKFGKEVIAPKYDEITLKSQAADWIETKLDGKIGFADFVYSEKTGKTDIITEIFTPAYDDIFYAAGEGSPSGFVQVKLNNKWGLVNEQNGKEITGMKYDKVSDFFMYQGYNCAEVTLNGKYGLIDAEGNEIVACKYDDILSIEGDGDDKDKITVQLGDREFMINKKGQVVK; translated from the coding sequence ATGAAGAAAATTATACTATCAATTGGATTAATCCTGGGGCTTCTGAGTGGATTTGCCCAATCAAATAATTCCAAATTATGGGTTGATAAAGATGACAGTGGCAAGTATGGTCTGGTTGATGCAGATAAAAATACCGTTGTTAATTATCAATATGACGAAATTAAAAAAATGACCAGTGGAAATATCAGCTGGAATCAATTTTTCAGAACCAAACTCAATGGTAAATATGGAATTATCGACAAGTTTGGAAAAGAAGTAATTGCTCCAAAATATGATGAGATCACTCTTAAATCTCAAGCTGCAGATTGGATTGAAACAAAATTAGATGGAAAAATTGGTTTTGCGGATTTTGTTTATTCTGAAAAAACGGGTAAAACTGACATTATCACAGAAATATTTACCCCTGCTTATGACGATATTTTTTATGCTGCAGGAGAAGGTTCACCTAGTGGCTTTGTTCAGGTCAAACTCAACAATAAATGGGGATTGGTAAATGAGCAAAACGGCAAAGAAATTACCGGAATGAAATATGACAAGGTAAGCGATTTCTTTATGTATCAAGGATACAATTGTGCTGAAGTAACACTCAATGGTAAATACGGGCTAATTGATGCGGAAGGAAATGAAATTGTGGCTTGTAAATATGACGACATCCTAAGTATTGAAGGTGACGGAGACGATAAGGATAAAATTACAGTGCAACTAGGTGATCGTGAATTTATGATCAACAAAAAAGGACAGGTAGTAAAGTAA
- a CDS encoding LytR/AlgR family response regulator transcription factor, whose product MSLLKAVIVEDEEIGRETLRNYLANYCKDVEVCGEGTNIQEGEELITKYQPDIVFLDIEMPFGNGFDLLEKLDEINFEVVFITAYSNYAIKALNLSAAYYILKPIDIDELIAAVEKIKSNSGNKERFQNTQILADNIKSINDREQKIVLPQIDGFEVVKIKNIIRAEAADNYTILYLEDGIKYTLSKTLKHYEELLSDFGFLRSHKSHLINLEHVVKYKKGKVGVASMTDGSAALISANAKKTLMDYFASSK is encoded by the coding sequence ATGAGCTTACTTAAAGCGGTAATAGTAGAAGATGAAGAAATAGGCAGAGAAACGCTCAGAAACTACCTTGCTAATTATTGTAAGGACGTTGAGGTTTGTGGTGAAGGAACCAATATTCAGGAAGGTGAAGAATTGATTACCAAATACCAACCGGATATTGTGTTTTTGGATATTGAGATGCCCTTTGGAAATGGTTTTGATTTGCTTGAAAAATTGGATGAAATTAATTTTGAAGTGGTATTCATTACAGCTTACAGTAATTATGCGATTAAGGCACTCAATTTAAGCGCGGCATATTACATTTTAAAGCCTATTGATATAGATGAATTAATAGCTGCAGTTGAAAAAATAAAAAGTAATTCCGGAAATAAAGAGCGTTTTCAAAACACGCAAATTTTAGCAGATAATATCAAATCTATTAATGACAGGGAGCAGAAAATTGTGTTGCCGCAAATAGATGGTTTTGAAGTAGTGAAAATCAAAAACATTATCCGTGCAGAAGCGGCTGACAATTACACCATTCTTTACCTAGAGGATGGAATAAAGTATACACTCTCCAAAACTTTGAAACATTATGAAGAGTTATTGAGCGATTTTGGTTTTTTGCGCTCCCATAAATCACATTTGATTAATTTGGAACATGTGGTGAAATACAAAAAAGGCAAAGTAGGAGTAGCCAGCATGACTGATGGCAGTGCTGCACTCATATCTGCCAATGCCAAAAAAACATTGATGGATTACTTTGCTTCAAGTAAGTAA
- a CDS encoding cation-translocating P-type ATPase has product MQKGLSSENASNLLKEYGYNELPTAKPKNIGRIALEVVKEPMFILLLICGLLYLLLGDYYEGIVLLCWIFIIIFITFYQYRKTEKSLDALRQLSSPRALVIRDGLQIRIPGREVVPGDIVLLNEGDRVPADATVIESNHLTIDESLLTGESVPVLKGHDQTKDDIFSGTLVVQGSGLVEVKSTGVNTEFGKIGTSLKSIEKGTSPLQGEMKLLIRNLFIIGAIISVGVITAFYFTRGNFIESMINGLAAAMALLPEEFPVVLTIFMALGAWRLSKNKVLTRVPSTIETLGSATVLCSDKTGTITQNKMEVAVLYHNNQTYKKEDFVSNKNEIENLLINLNLASTKDSIDPMEQAIFTEHEKLFASNHIDQLLKEYPLSKDLFAMTRVIKMSSNNTIAFCKGAPEAVLKLCRLSEEESQRLLDKVHQFAAQGYRMIAAAKCELKDNNFPSSQSEFEFEFNGLVGFEDPIRPEVPDAIKECIKAGIKVIMITGDYPATAKSIATQIGLEHNDQVITGSELKEMSLDDLKNKIQDTQIFARIVPEQKLQIIEALKANNEIVAMTGDGVNDAPALKAADIGVAMGFKGTDVARESSSLVLLDDNFASIVSAIRSGRKIFDNLQKAMSYIIAIHIPIIGLVLMPAFFSTLPILLMPMHIVFMELIIDPTCSIAFESEQEEKEIMNRPPRNPNERFFGWQKIMYSLLNGLLLLSMVVIIYFISIKEGHSETEVRTIAFSSLIIGNIFLILSSLSTTRSFISVFKERNKAVYIIIFSALAVLLLVINVPFFQEIFSFTYPGSQHFVSAFLGALGLLLVLEIIKWVRFNRAVSK; this is encoded by the coding sequence ATGCAGAAAGGATTATCCAGTGAAAATGCGTCAAATCTTTTAAAAGAGTACGGTTATAACGAATTGCCTACTGCCAAACCAAAAAACATTGGTCGCATTGCATTGGAAGTTGTTAAAGAACCTATGTTCATTCTTCTTCTTATATGTGGATTACTTTACTTATTGTTGGGAGATTATTATGAAGGCATTGTGTTATTGTGTTGGATCTTCATCATCATTTTCATCACCTTTTATCAATACAGAAAAACTGAAAAATCACTAGATGCACTAAGACAACTCTCTTCCCCTCGTGCTTTGGTAATTAGAGATGGGTTACAAATTAGAATTCCGGGCAGGGAAGTTGTTCCTGGAGACATTGTCCTTCTCAATGAAGGTGATCGTGTTCCAGCAGATGCTACTGTTATTGAAAGTAACCATCTCACAATTGACGAATCATTACTAACAGGAGAATCTGTACCAGTATTAAAAGGGCATGATCAAACCAAAGATGATATCTTCAGTGGTACATTAGTTGTTCAAGGAAGTGGATTAGTTGAAGTAAAATCTACCGGAGTAAATACTGAATTTGGCAAAATTGGAACCTCACTCAAATCAATTGAAAAAGGAACTTCTCCTTTACAGGGGGAAATGAAATTATTGATACGTAACCTCTTCATTATTGGCGCAATCATAAGTGTAGGTGTAATAACTGCATTTTACTTTACCAGAGGAAACTTTATTGAATCAATGATTAATGGCCTTGCTGCAGCTATGGCTTTACTTCCTGAAGAATTTCCTGTTGTACTTACAATCTTTATGGCTTTAGGTGCATGGAGGTTGTCAAAAAACAAAGTTTTAACACGTGTCCCCTCAACTATTGAGACACTTGGATCAGCCACAGTTTTATGCAGTGATAAAACAGGTACAATTACCCAAAACAAAATGGAAGTCGCTGTATTGTATCACAATAACCAAACCTATAAAAAGGAAGATTTTGTATCCAATAAAAATGAAATAGAAAACTTATTGATCAATTTGAATTTAGCTTCCACAAAGGATTCAATAGATCCAATGGAACAAGCCATTTTTACGGAGCATGAAAAACTATTTGCCAGTAATCATATAGATCAATTACTCAAAGAATATCCTCTTAGCAAAGATTTATTTGCAATGACAAGAGTTATTAAAATGAGCTCTAACAATACTATTGCCTTCTGTAAAGGAGCACCTGAAGCTGTTTTAAAATTATGTAGACTTTCAGAAGAAGAATCGCAAAGATTATTAGATAAAGTTCATCAATTTGCTGCTCAAGGATACAGAATGATTGCGGCGGCCAAATGCGAATTAAAGGACAACAATTTTCCTTCTTCTCAAAGTGAATTTGAATTTGAATTCAATGGATTGGTTGGTTTTGAAGACCCCATTAGACCAGAGGTTCCGGATGCTATAAAGGAATGTATTAAAGCAGGAATAAAAGTAATTATGATCACGGGAGACTATCCTGCAACGGCCAAAAGTATAGCTACTCAAATTGGATTAGAACACAATGATCAGGTAATAACCGGAAGTGAACTAAAAGAAATGTCTTTAGATGATCTGAAGAATAAAATTCAAGACACTCAAATTTTTGCACGAATAGTTCCAGAACAGAAATTACAAATAATTGAAGCATTAAAGGCCAATAATGAAATTGTTGCCATGACCGGTGATGGAGTAAATGATGCGCCTGCGCTTAAAGCAGCTGACATTGGAGTTGCTATGGGCTTTAAAGGTACAGACGTTGCTAGGGAATCATCTTCTCTTGTTTTATTAGATGACAACTTTGCTTCTATTGTATCTGCCATAAGATCGGGACGTAAGATATTTGACAATCTACAAAAAGCCATGTCCTACATTATTGCCATCCACATTCCAATTATAGGATTGGTATTGATGCCCGCATTTTTCTCTACACTACCAATACTTTTAATGCCAATGCATATCGTATTTATGGAACTAATAATTGATCCAACTTGTTCCATAGCATTTGAGTCGGAACAGGAAGAAAAAGAAATCATGAACCGGCCTCCCAGAAATCCTAACGAACGTTTTTTTGGATGGCAAAAAATCATGTATAGTTTGCTAAATGGACTCTTACTTTTATCTATGGTGGTAATTATTTATTTCATCTCAATAAAAGAGGGACATTCTGAAACAGAAGTAAGAACAATAGCATTTTCTTCTCTCATAATTGGAAATATCTTTTTAATACTCAGTTCTCTCTCAACTACACGCAGTTTTATATCTGTTTTTAAGGAAAGAAACAAAGCTGTTTATATTATCATTTTTAGTGCACTAGCGGTGCTGCTCCTTGTTATTAATGTTCCATTTTTTCAAGAGATATTTAGTTTCACTTATCCCGGGAGCCAACATTTTGTTTCTGCCTTTTTGGGTGCATTAGGTTTGTTGCTAGTTTTAGAAATCATCAAGTGGGTGAGATTTAACAGAGCTGTTTCCAAATAG